One window of the Parasphingopyxis algicola genome contains the following:
- the nadC gene encoding carboxylating nicotinate-nucleotide diphosphorylase yields the protein MSFSLDRFDLDAFIHSTFAEDLGEGGDITSASVIPETARFSGVMDSRDAITVAGLSIAEAFFRALDPDVEIERLVADGDSVPAGTDLMKLTGLARAMLTAERSALNTVQHLSGIATMTRGYVDEIADTGVTLLDTRKTIPGLRALEKYATRMGGAQNHRMGLWDAAMIKDNHIAVAGSVGEAVRRAVDAGIDEIIVEVDRPDEIEPALEAGATRLLLDNMPPEMLRSSVEQIGDRVPTEASGGVTLGSINEIAKTGVDFISVGRLTQSAPAADIGLDFAEID from the coding sequence ATGAGCTTTTCCCTCGACCGCTTCGATCTCGACGCCTTCATCCATTCGACCTTTGCCGAGGATCTGGGCGAGGGCGGGGACATCACCTCCGCTTCGGTGATCCCCGAAACCGCCCGTTTCAGCGGCGTCATGGACAGCCGGGACGCGATCACCGTCGCCGGCCTGTCGATCGCCGAGGCCTTTTTCCGGGCGTTGGACCCGGATGTCGAAATCGAGAGGCTGGTCGCGGACGGCGACAGCGTGCCGGCGGGTACGGACCTGATGAAGCTGACGGGGCTCGCCCGGGCGATGCTGACCGCCGAACGTTCGGCTCTCAATACCGTCCAGCATCTGTCGGGCATCGCGACGATGACCCGGGGCTATGTCGACGAGATCGCCGACACCGGTGTGACCCTGCTCGACACGCGCAAGACGATCCCGGGGCTGCGGGCGCTGGAGAAATATGCGACCCGCATGGGCGGCGCGCAGAACCATCGGATGGGTCTGTGGGACGCGGCGATGATCAAGGACAATCATATCGCGGTCGCAGGCAGTGTCGGCGAGGCCGTCCGCCGCGCGGTCGATGCCGGGATCGATGAGATAATCGTCGAGGTAGACCGCCCAGACGAGATCGAACCGGCGCTCGAAGCCGGAGCAACACGCCTGCTGCTCGACAATATGCCGCCGGAAATGCTTCGCAGCTCCGTCGAACAGATCGGCGATCGCGTGCCGACCGAAGCGTCGGGCGGGGTCACGCTCGGCAGCATCAACGAAATCGCCAAGACCGGTGTCGATTTCATTTCGGTGGGCCGTTTGACCCAGTCGGCGCCGGCCGCCGATATCGGCCTCGATTTCGCAGAGATCGACTGA
- a CDS encoding DUF2254 domain-containing protein, whose amino-acid sequence MIARLRSIWLNINASYWFFPALFSVIAFFLSFVTIYLDRNGAAEWLTDFPWLQPARPDGARTVLTVIAGSMIGTAATVFSITIAAVAYASGNYGPRLLTNFMEDKGNQVSLGVFIATFVYAVMVLRVVRGEDERAASAADAAATSLPGFTPQLSLLVATAMAIWAVAVLVYFLHHIPSGIRINTVLQGIGKRFVRDVKTRFPEEEGGREPGQQNAGEPVTALANGYIEIIDFDTLQDIAADAEGCIALKLRTGDFVHRGVPLVEVSDTELTDDLADRIRDCFVTGGMRTATQDLEHLIDELVEIALRALSPGINDPFTAITATHWLSAGMAELAQRNLDRGPEQDGYDWDHVQPLDDDFEHFLNRGFGAIRASAAGSPMAAGKFIDTLYSVARNANSRHRRALLLREGLQLVEQAKTVIEGPSLEELNARFDKFAEAMEKLGT is encoded by the coding sequence ATGATCGCGCGCCTTCGTTCCATCTGGCTGAATATCAATGCCAGCTACTGGTTCTTTCCGGCGCTGTTTTCGGTCATCGCCTTCTTTCTCTCGTTCGTCACGATCTATCTCGATCGCAACGGCGCGGCGGAATGGCTGACCGACTTCCCCTGGCTCCAGCCCGCGCGGCCGGACGGCGCGCGCACCGTTCTGACAGTGATTGCCGGCTCGATGATTGGGACCGCCGCGACGGTCTTTTCGATCACCATCGCCGCCGTCGCCTATGCGTCGGGCAATTACGGGCCGCGCCTGCTTACCAATTTCATGGAGGACAAGGGCAATCAGGTCTCGCTCGGCGTTTTCATCGCCACCTTCGTCTATGCGGTGATGGTGCTGCGCGTCGTGCGCGGCGAGGACGAGCGGGCCGCGAGCGCCGCCGATGCCGCCGCGACGAGCCTGCCGGGCTTCACCCCGCAGCTCTCGCTGCTCGTGGCGACGGCGATGGCGATCTGGGCGGTGGCGGTGCTCGTCTATTTCCTCCACCACATCCCGTCCGGCATCCGTATCAACACGGTGTTGCAGGGAATCGGCAAGCGGTTCGTTCGCGATGTGAAAACGCGCTTTCCCGAAGAAGAAGGCGGGCGCGAACCGGGACAGCAGAATGCGGGCGAGCCGGTGACGGCGCTTGCGAACGGCTATATCGAGATCATCGATTTCGATACGCTGCAGGACATCGCCGCCGATGCGGAGGGCTGTATCGCGCTCAAGCTCCGGACCGGCGATTTCGTTCATCGCGGCGTACCGTTGGTCGAGGTCAGCGATACGGAATTGACCGACGATCTGGCCGACCGGATCCGCGACTGTTTCGTGACCGGCGGCATGCGTACCGCGACGCAGGATCTCGAACATCTGATCGACGAGCTGGTCGAGATCGCGCTGCGGGCATTGTCGCCGGGGATCAACGATCCGTTCACCGCGATCACAGCGACCCACTGGCTGAGCGCGGGCATGGCGGAACTGGCGCAGCGCAATCTCGATCGCGGACCCGAGCAGGACGGCTATGACTGGGATCATGTCCAGCCGCTCGACGACGATTTCGAGCATTTTCTCAATCGCGGATTCGGCGCGATCCGGGCCTCGGCGGCCGGCAGCCCGATGGCCGCGGGCAAGTTTATCGACACGCTGTATTCGGTTGCCCGGAACGCCAACTCGCGGCACCGCCGCGCGCTGCTGCTGCGCGAAGGTCTGCAGCTCGTCGAGCAGGCGAAGACGGTGATCGAAGGGCCGTCGCTCGAAGAGCTGAACGCGCGCTTTGACAAGTTCGCCGAGGCCATGGAAAAGCTCGGCACATGA
- the nadA gene encoding quinolinate synthase NadA — protein sequence MDARDGIGGSLAGVDIKEEINRLREERNAVILAHYYQDPEIQDIADFVGDSLDLSRKAAETDADVIAFCGVKFMAETAKILSPDKIVVLPDLNAGCSLEDSCPPDKFKEFRDAHPDHIALTYINCSAAVKALSDIIVTSSSAEKILNQIPKDQKIIFAPDKHLGAYMARKTGREMLLWPGVCIVHEAFSETELLKLKAKHPGAPVLAHPECPAAILDHADHIGSTSSILKAAKETESDTVIVATEPHIMHQMEKALPEVTFIGAPGADGNCNCNICPYMALNTMEKLYIALRDLEPRIELDEELRVQAKKSLDRMLEMAGSTVGQGDVGAPELSKA from the coding sequence ATGGACGCACGCGACGGAATCGGCGGCAGCCTGGCCGGCGTCGATATCAAGGAAGAGATCAACCGGCTGCGCGAGGAGCGCAATGCGGTGATCCTTGCCCATTATTATCAGGATCCGGAGATCCAGGACATCGCCGATTTCGTCGGCGACAGTCTCGATCTCTCGCGCAAGGCGGCGGAAACGGATGCGGACGTCATTGCCTTTTGCGGCGTCAAGTTCATGGCGGAAACCGCTAAGATCCTGTCGCCGGACAAGATCGTCGTGCTGCCCGACCTTAACGCCGGGTGCAGCCTCGAAGACAGCTGCCCGCCCGACAAGTTCAAGGAATTCCGCGACGCGCATCCCGATCATATCGCGCTGACCTACATCAACTGTTCGGCCGCCGTGAAAGCGCTGTCCGATATCATCGTCACCTCCTCGTCCGCCGAGAAGATCCTCAACCAGATCCCGAAGGACCAGAAGATCATCTTCGCGCCCGACAAGCATCTAGGCGCCTATATGGCGCGCAAGACGGGACGCGAGATGCTGCTCTGGCCGGGCGTCTGCATCGTCCATGAAGCGTTCAGCGAGACCGAACTCCTCAAGCTCAAGGCCAAGCATCCGGGCGCGCCCGTGCTCGCCCATCCGGAATGCCCGGCCGCGATCCTCGACCATGCCGACCATATCGGCTCGACCAGCTCGATCCTGAAAGCGGCGAAGGAGACGGAGAGCGATACGGTCATCGTCGCGACCGAGCCGCACATCATGCACCAGATGGAAAAGGCGCTGCCCGAGGTGACCTTCATCGGCGCGCCGGGCGCGGACGGGAACTGCAACTGCAATATCTGCCCCTATATGGCGCTCAACACGATGGAAAAGCTCTACATCGCGCTCCGCGATCTCGAACCGCGGATCGAGCTCGATGAGGAGCTGCGTGTTCAGGCGAAGAAGAGCCTCGACAGGATGCTCGAAATGGCGGGCAGCACGGTTGGGCAGGGCGATGTGGGCGCGCCGGAACTGAGCAAGGCATAG
- a CDS encoding cyclase family protein — MTKNALIAIGVAALLGSCAPEAPEAPSLLEGEWIDLTHDLSEDSVFWPTADPFRHDTVFEGMTEGGWYYSAYNIVTSEHGGTHLDAPIHFVEGAQTTDEIPLENLIGPAAVVDVSEAALADRDYQVAVEDLQDWEAAHGRLPEGAILLFHTGYAQFWPDADAYMGTAERGVAAVSQLHFPGLSPELARFLVEERDIRAVGLDTPSLDYGQTQDFMVHRILFAENIPGFENVAGLDRLPPLGATVIALPMKIRGGSGGPLRIVAHVPGAR; from the coding sequence GTGACGAAAAATGCGCTGATCGCGATCGGTGTCGCCGCTTTGCTCGGCAGTTGCGCGCCCGAAGCTCCCGAAGCGCCGTCTCTGCTGGAGGGGGAGTGGATTGATCTGACCCATGATCTGTCCGAGGATTCGGTGTTCTGGCCGACGGCCGATCCGTTCCGGCACGATACCGTGTTCGAGGGCATGACCGAGGGCGGCTGGTATTACAGCGCCTATAATATCGTCACGTCCGAACATGGTGGCACCCATCTCGATGCGCCGATCCATTTCGTCGAAGGCGCGCAGACGACGGACGAGATTCCGCTGGAGAATCTGATCGGCCCGGCGGCAGTTGTCGACGTATCGGAAGCGGCGCTGGCGGATCGCGACTATCAGGTTGCGGTCGAGGATTTGCAGGACTGGGAAGCCGCGCATGGACGTTTGCCCGAAGGCGCGATCCTGCTGTTCCACACAGGATATGCGCAATTCTGGCCGGATGCCGACGCCTATATGGGCACCGCCGAGCGCGGCGTGGCGGCCGTGAGCCAGCTGCATTTTCCCGGCCTTTCGCCCGAGCTTGCGCGGTTCCTGGTGGAAGAGCGCGACATTCGCGCGGTCGGCCTCGATACGCCCAGTCTCGATTATGGGCAGACGCAAGACTTCATGGTGCATCGCATCCTGTTTGCCGAAAATATTCCGGGATTCGAGAATGTTGCCGGCCTCGATCGCCTCCCGCCGCTGGGCGCGACAGTCATCGCCCTGCCGATGAAGATACGCGGCGGCAGCGGCGGACCGCTGCGGATCGTCGCGCACGTGCCGGGCGCGCGCTAG
- a CDS encoding DUF4230 domain-containing protein, producing the protein MVEDSRIEIDPPGGPNEPPPREPPVIMIRQGSGKWFALGCLLALVAIITIFVVGVGSITSRIFGGGPDPETIASSSLEGLREQNVLIPFEARFVAVITSTQRRFGLSARKTLIMPGNVRYELDLGELDEDDIDWDAASNTLTVTLPDLAISDPDIDIDAIREYDDGGILIAVTDAEEALDAANRAEGQRSLMRQARAGPTMRLAQDAARRAVESNFELPLRAAGIDAVVRAQFRNEANPNEMDRSRDVLGEMRQERP; encoded by the coding sequence ATGGTCGAAGACAGCCGCATAGAGATCGATCCGCCCGGCGGGCCGAACGAGCCGCCGCCCCGCGAGCCCCCGGTGATCATGATCCGGCAGGGCTCGGGCAAATGGTTCGCGCTCGGCTGCCTGCTCGCTTTGGTCGCGATCATCACCATCTTCGTCGTCGGCGTCGGCAGCATCACGAGCCGGATTTTCGGCGGCGGGCCCGATCCCGAAACCATCGCCAGTTCGAGCCTGGAAGGACTGCGCGAGCAGAATGTGCTGATCCCGTTCGAAGCGCGTTTTGTGGCGGTGATTACGTCGACCCAGCGGCGCTTCGGCCTGTCGGCGCGCAAGACGCTGATCATGCCGGGCAATGTCCGCTACGAACTCGATCTGGGCGAGCTGGACGAGGACGATATCGACTGGGACGCGGCCTCGAACACGCTGACCGTCACCCTGCCGGACCTCGCCATTTCCGATCCCGATATCGATATCGACGCGATCCGCGAATATGACGATGGCGGCATCCTCATTGCCGTGACCGACGCCGAAGAGGCGCTCGATGCCGCCAATCGCGCCGAAGGCCAGCGCTCGCTGATGCGCCAGGCGCGCGCCGGGCCGACCATGCGGCTCGCACAGGACGCGGCCCGCCGCGCGGTCGAGAGCAATTTCGAGCTGCCGCTCCGCGCCGCCGGGATCGATGCCGTGGTCCGCGCCCAGTTCCGCAACGAGGCGAACCCGAACGAAATGGACCGTTCGCGCGATGTGCTGGGCGAAATGCGGCAGGAGCGGCCCTGA
- a CDS encoding MBL fold metallo-hydrolase, giving the protein MALPEDMPTGLTMELHDEVRRVLAPNPSPFTYTGTQTYLVGRGDVAVIDPGPRDARHIDAILAATKGETIRRIICTHTHRDHSPGAAPLKEATGAEIVGCAYLALEDAGPRADAAFDSSYAPDRVLVDGEIVAGDGWTLETVATPGHTSNHLCYALHEAGATFTGDHIMGWSTTVIAPPDGDMKAYMESLAKLVDREETLYFPAHGEPVEKARRYARGLMGHRKQREGQILRAIDAGLTAIPDMVQKMYSGIDPRLHGAAGRSVLAHLIDLRDRGLVEEDSETWSKTAA; this is encoded by the coding sequence ATGGCTTTGCCCGAAGACATGCCGACCGGCCTGACCATGGAGCTGCACGACGAGGTGCGCCGCGTGCTGGCGCCCAATCCGTCGCCCTTCACCTATACGGGGACGCAGACCTATCTGGTCGGCCGCGGCGATGTGGCGGTCATCGATCCGGGCCCGCGCGACGCGCGCCATATCGACGCGATTCTCGCGGCGACCAAGGGCGAGACGATCCGCCGGATCATCTGCACGCACACCCATCGCGATCACAGCCCCGGCGCGGCGCCGCTCAAAGAGGCGACCGGCGCGGAGATCGTCGGCTGCGCCTATCTCGCGCTCGAGGATGCGGGCCCGCGCGCCGACGCGGCCTTCGATTCCTCCTACGCGCCCGACCGGGTGCTCGTGGACGGGGAGATCGTCGCGGGCGACGGCTGGACCTTGGAGACGGTCGCGACGCCCGGCCATACGTCCAACCATCTCTGCTATGCGCTGCACGAGGCCGGTGCGACCTTTACCGGCGATCACATCATGGGCTGGTCGACGACGGTGATCGCGCCCCCCGACGGCGACATGAAGGCCTATATGGAAAGCCTCGCCAAACTCGTGGACCGGGAAGAGACGCTCTATTTCCCAGCCCATGGCGAGCCGGTCGAAAAAGCGCGGCGCTATGCGCGCGGCCTGATGGGTCATCGCAAGCAGCGCGAAGGCCAGATCCTGCGCGCGATCGACGCGGGGCTGACCGCGATCCCGGACATGGTGCAGAAGATGTACTCCGGAATAGATCCCCGGCTGCACGGCGCGGCCGGGCGCTCGGTCCTCGCCCATCTGATCGACCTGCGAGACCGGGGGCTGGTCGAAGAAGATAGCGAGACATGGTCGAAGACAGCCGCATAG
- a CDS encoding M56 family metallopeptidase has protein sequence MTEWLLDTFVATSILMVAVLAVRAPVTRFFGARVAYALWLIPAARLLMPPITRTVEASAAASTVDPALAIAPEILAILARGSEATGPDWTTALITVWLAGAGLLFLWRISDHLRKSEEILADSTNIDRRHGIRLVIAKGVAGPIAFGIFRKCIAVPPGFYRDYSERERELALAHEYSHHRSGDLIVNFAAFLLLCLHWFNPIAWYAWRAFRFDQEAACDARVLAQTDYRERPVYGRAVAKASSGQALLFSSALDNPKSLKKRLKRMAMNDKSKLRRAAGLAGIGIGMAVALPMTATVAYAVAQAPDAVAAETRDYPAANPELRVVRVGHDGDHDGERRVYRFGRDGEPMSREELEAMIPDEAEIRAMIPSEEELRATIPSEAELREMVPNREELLARIPDIETLEQCHESGEAVHSEESTDPATGRQRLRLMICRERLAENARTEALEGLREARDEVAGEADMPADVRADVLATLDAQIANLSR, from the coding sequence GTGACCGAATGGCTGCTGGACACGTTCGTCGCGACGTCGATCCTGATGGTCGCGGTTCTGGCCGTCCGCGCACCCGTTACCCGGTTTTTCGGCGCGCGCGTCGCCTATGCGCTCTGGCTGATACCCGCGGCCCGACTCCTCATGCCGCCGATCACGCGCACGGTCGAAGCGTCCGCCGCGGCATCGACGGTCGATCCGGCGCTCGCCATCGCACCCGAAATCCTGGCGATCCTCGCGCGCGGTTCCGAGGCCACCGGCCCCGACTGGACGACCGCTCTCATCACCGTCTGGCTGGCCGGGGCCGGCCTGCTCTTCCTGTGGCGGATTTCCGACCATCTGCGCAAAAGTGAGGAAATTCTGGCGGATTCGACCAATATCGACAGGCGCCATGGTATCCGGCTCGTAATCGCGAAGGGCGTTGCCGGTCCGATCGCCTTTGGCATCTTCCGCAAGTGCATCGCCGTCCCGCCGGGTTTCTACCGGGACTATAGCGAACGCGAGCGCGAACTGGCGCTGGCGCACGAATATTCGCACCATCGGTCCGGCGATCTGATCGTCAATTTCGCGGCATTTCTCCTGCTGTGCCTGCACTGGTTCAACCCGATTGCCTGGTACGCCTGGCGCGCCTTCCGCTTCGACCAGGAAGCGGCCTGCGATGCCCGCGTCCTGGCACAAACCGATTATCGCGAACGGCCGGTCTATGGCCGGGCGGTAGCCAAGGCGTCCTCCGGCCAGGCCCTGCTTTTTTCCAGCGCTCTCGACAATCCCAAATCACTGAAAAAAAGGCTCAAGAGGATGGCAATGAATGACAAATCAAAACTTCGCAGGGCCGCCGGACTGGCCGGGATCGGCATCGGCATGGCGGTCGCCCTGCCGATGACCGCGACTGTCGCCTATGCGGTGGCGCAGGCGCCCGACGCTGTCGCGGCCGAGACCCGCGACTATCCGGCCGCGAACCCGGAGCTGCGGGTCGTGCGCGTCGGCCACGACGGCGATCATGACGGCGAGCGGCGCGTCTATCGCTTCGGCCGCGACGGGGAGCCGATGAGCCGCGAGGAGCTTGAGGCCATGATCCCGGACGAAGCCGAAATTCGCGCCATGATTCCCAGCGAAGAGGAATTGCGGGCGACGATCCCGAGCGAAGCTGAGCTGCGCGAGATGGTCCCGAACCGCGAGGAACTGCTCGCCCGTATCCCGGACATCGAGACGCTCGAGCAATGCCATGAGAGCGGCGAGGCCGTGCATAGCGAGGAGAGCACCGATCCGGCAACCGGCCGGCAGCGGCTGCGCCTGATGATCTGCCGCGAACGGCTGGCGGAGAATGCCCGGACCGAGGCGCTGGAGGGCCTGCGTGAGGCGCGCGATGAAGTCGCGGGCGAGGCCGACATGCCGGCTGATGTCCGGGCTGATGTACTCGCTACCCTCGATGCGCAGATTGCGAATCTGAGCCGCTGA
- a CDS encoding BlaI/MecI/CopY family transcriptional regulator, whose product MAVKISEAELEIMEILWRRSPLSAAEVAERVHGERDWSMQTVKTLLSRLAAKSAVSHERDGRRFRYSPTVGRDDYVTEESRRLVDRLFGGRVSPLVAHLAKREDLSAKDIDEIEQLLKDLRS is encoded by the coding sequence ATGGCTGTCAAAATCAGCGAAGCCGAGCTCGAAATCATGGAGATTTTGTGGCGCCGTTCGCCGCTATCGGCGGCCGAAGTCGCCGAACGCGTGCATGGCGAACGGGACTGGAGCATGCAGACCGTGAAGACACTGCTGTCGCGTCTGGCCGCGAAATCCGCGGTCTCTCACGAGCGCGACGGGCGCCGTTTCCGCTATTCGCCGACCGTCGGGCGCGACGATTATGTGACCGAGGAATCGCGGCGCCTCGTCGATCGCCTGTTCGGCGGACGAGTCAGCCCGCTGGTCGCGCATCTCGCCAAGCGCGAGGACCTGAGCGCCAAGGACATCGACGAGATCGAGCAATTGCTCAAGGATCTGCGGTCGTGA